One window from the genome of Geminocystis sp. M7585_C2015_104 encodes:
- a CDS encoding creatininase family protein: protein MELKLCSWPEVEEYLKRSNGIIIPIGSTEQHGPTGLIGTDAICAEEIAKGVGKEAGALVTPTINVGMALHHTAFPGTISLRPTTLILYIQDFLTSLAKAGFRKFFFINGHGGNIATLKAAFSQVYEHLEALNIPGSEQVKCKLANWYMCPKVVELAKKLYGEEEGSHATPSEVAVTQYFYPEAIKNFPLTKEVAKGHPIYGAKNFRQCYPDGRMGSNPALATPTHGKQFYEIAVRELTASYREFISS from the coding sequence ATGGAACTAAAACTGTGCAGCTGGCCAGAGGTAGAAGAATACCTGAAAAGGAGTAATGGGATAATAATACCAATAGGCTCGACGGAACAACACGGGCCAACAGGATTAATAGGAACAGACGCAATATGTGCGGAAGAAATAGCAAAAGGAGTGGGAAAAGAGGCAGGGGCACTGGTAACACCAACAATAAATGTGGGGATGGCACTGCATCATACAGCCTTCCCGGGTACAATAAGTCTAAGACCTACAACCCTAATCTTATACATTCAAGATTTCCTAACATCCTTGGCCAAGGCAGGATTTAGAAAATTTTTCTTTATAAACGGCCATGGAGGCAATATAGCCACCCTGAAAGCAGCCTTTTCTCAGGTATATGAACACCTAGAAGCCCTCAACATACCGGGAAGTGAACAGGTAAAATGCAAATTGGCTAATTGGTATATGTGCCCCAAAGTGGTAGAATTGGCCAAAAAACTCTATGGCGAAGAAGAAGGCAGTCATGCCACCCCCTCAGAAGTGGCAGTCACCCAATACTTCTATCCCGAGGCTATCAAAAATTTCCCCCTGACAAAAGAAGTGGCAAAGGGCCACCCAATTTACGGGGCAAAGAATTTCCGTCAGTGTTACCCGGATGGTAGAATGGGATCTAACCCGGCCTTGGCCACTCCAACACATGGTAAACAATTCTATGAAATAGCAGTGAGGGAGTTAACGGCAAGTTATCGGGAATTCATTAGCAGTTAA
- a CDS encoding DNA polymerase III subunit beta, with the protein MKIICSQEQLKNNLSLVSRVVPSRPTHPILGNVLLVADKRKNEVTVTGFDLTVGIQSSFPAGVEEGGVITLPAKLLNDVVSRLPDGEIIITYEEREEEENPLVGIHCLGGRFQLRGMRGDEYPPLPLVRENGFHLPGEALTEGLKGCLFAASNDETKQILTGVHLKCNDNTIEFAATDGHRLAVVREKVEEEEVEGYSGAVGFEITIPARGLRELERILSGAKEGEKVELCIASKDVAFRLRDVILTSRRLEGAYPDYSRLIPNSFQKTMAVERKRLIDSLERLSVFSDQKNSLVRFRLNPTSRELTVAIEAGEIGSGKESMTAEISGEGFEIGFNIKYLLEGLKAFSSHEVKFHFNGPVQPVVVTPLDGTSMTYLIMPVQI; encoded by the coding sequence GTGAAGATAATTTGTTCTCAGGAGCAATTAAAGAATAATTTATCGCTAGTGAGTAGAGTGGTGCCCTCTCGCCCAACCCATCCTATTCTAGGAAATGTGTTGTTGGTGGCAGATAAGAGAAAAAACGAGGTAACAGTGACTGGGTTTGATTTGACGGTGGGAATTCAAAGTAGTTTCCCGGCGGGGGTGGAAGAAGGAGGGGTAATAACACTGCCGGCAAAGTTGCTAAATGATGTGGTAAGCCGTCTCCCAGACGGGGAGATTATTATCACCTACGAGGAAAGAGAGGAGGAAGAAAACCCGCTGGTGGGGATTCACTGCCTGGGGGGAAGATTTCAGTTGCGGGGAATGAGGGGGGATGAGTATCCTCCTCTGCCTTTAGTAAGGGAGAATGGGTTTCACTTGCCAGGGGAGGCTTTGACGGAGGGATTAAAGGGATGTTTGTTTGCGGCAAGCAATGATGAGACTAAACAGATTTTAACTGGAGTACATCTAAAATGTAATGATAATACCATAGAGTTTGCGGCAACAGATGGACATCGTTTGGCGGTGGTGAGGGAGAAAGTAGAAGAAGAGGAAGTAGAAGGTTATAGCGGCGCTGTAGGATTTGAAATTACAATACCGGCGCGGGGATTAAGAGAATTGGAGAGAATACTGTCTGGGGCTAAGGAAGGAGAAAAGGTAGAATTGTGTATAGCCTCTAAGGATGTCGCATTTCGACTGAGGGATGTGATACTGACTAGTAGAAGGTTGGAAGGGGCATATCCGGATTATAGCCGATTAATCCCCAACAGTTTTCAAAAGACAATGGCAGTGGAAAGAAAAAGGCTGATAGATAGTTTAGAACGTCTTTCGGTTTTTAGTGACCAGAAAAACAGTTTAGTTAGGTTTAGACTTAATCCTACTAGCAGGGAGTTGACTGTGGCGATAGAGGCGGGGGAGATAGGCAGTGGAAAAGAATCAATGACGGCAGAAATCAGCGGGGAGGGGTTTGAGATTGGGTTTAACATCAAATACCTGCTGGAGGGTTTAAAGGCTTTCTCCTCTCATGAAGTGAAGTTCCATTTTAACGGCCCAGTGCAACCAGTGGTGGTAACCCCCCTGGATGGTACCTCTATGACTTATCTTATCATGCCTGTTCAAATATAA
- a CDS encoding hydantoinase B/oxoprolinase family protein: MATSGKWQFWIDRGGTFTDIVAITPQGDIITHKLLSENPQHYSSAAIEGIRQILGIPPNKPLPLENIEVIKMGTTVATNALLERKGTPVVLVINKGFKDALRIGYQQRPNIFARHITLPEMLYQKVIEVEGRLDANGNEIQPLNLPLLETDLRQAYAEGFRSCAIVLLHSYKCNKHELQVEALAKKIGFPQVSVSHKVTSLIKLVSRGDTTVVDAYLSPVLRRYIQQVEESLSPNPPRLMFMQSNGGLADSRYFQGKDSILSGPAGGIVGAVKTSLQAGFHKIITFDMGGTSTDVAHYAGEYERNQETEIAGVRLCVPQLAIHTVAAGGGSICYFDGQRYRVGPESAGANPGPVCYDRGGDRLTITDCNLLLGKIQPRFFPFLFGKDANQPLNLRLVETEFQRLQQQIKQQLKQDISLEEIAQGFISIAVETMANAIKKISLQKGYDLTEYALCCFGGAGGQHACLIAENLGIKTILIHPLAGVLSAYGIGLAEIRIIKEKTLNYPLVPDIISQVEHEYSLLEIIARQELQKQHPGSSDDITIIKTIYLKYQGSDFSIPVKFSTNTRLLQQEFLQLHRQRYGFILEDENLVIEQISLELISPTYDENNLPSLSRQNSLNKFPAKPIATVKMYTKNQWHDTPVYQRSDLKLHQKIIGPAIIVESIGTNVVEPGWQAEIIESGHLVLTQINKERALPVQQYSLDKPDPILLEIFNNLFRFIAEEMGITLQKTSHSVNIKERLDFSCAIFDSQGELVANAPHIPVHLGSMSESVKALINDSKITLKPGDVYITNNPYNGGTHLPDITAITPVFIESSSKPDFFVASRGHHADVGGITPASMPPHSKDIHEEGVLIDNFCLVREGILQEKQLAELLLNHPYPVRYYQQNLADLQAQIAANERGANELRKIVAKYGLKTVKKYMQFIQENAEKCVREAIKCLKDGSYSIQLDNGATIQVKIIINPQDCSATIDFTGTSSLPESNFNAPIAVTKAVVLYVFRTLVEDDIPLNAGCLKPLHLIIPSGCLLNPSYPSPVVAGNVETSQLLADCLYGALGIMANSQGTMNNFTFGNNQYQYYETICGGSGAGYNHDGTSAVHVHMTNSRLTDVEVLETRYPVRVEEFSIRKNSGGKGKYRGGDGVVRKIRFLQPMTASILSSRRVIPPQGLQGGGEGKPGVNYILFANGGKQILPPTATVNLHQDDIFVIETPGGGGFGSS, translated from the coding sequence ATGGCAACCAGTGGTAAATGGCAATTTTGGATTGACAGGGGTGGCACCTTTACTGACATTGTTGCCATAACCCCCCAGGGAGACATTATCACCCATAAACTCCTCTCAGAAAACCCCCAACACTACTCCTCCGCCGCCATCGAGGGTATTAGACAAATCCTCGGCATTCCCCCCAACAAACCCCTCCCCCTCGAAAATATTGAAGTAATTAAAATGGGCACAACTGTGGCTACTAACGCCCTCCTGGAAAGAAAGGGGACTCCTGTAGTATTAGTAATTAACAAAGGTTTCAAAGACGCCTTAAGAATCGGCTATCAGCAACGCCCAAATATTTTCGCTAGACACATCACCTTACCAGAGATGTTATACCAGAAGGTGATTGAAGTGGAAGGGCGTTTGGATGCCAACGGGAATGAAATTCAACCCCTTAACCTTCCCCTACTAGAAACTGACTTACGCCAGGCATATGCAGAAGGCTTCCGCAGTTGTGCTATCGTTCTTCTTCATAGTTATAAGTGTAACAAACATGAACTGCAAGTAGAGGCTCTCGCCAAGAAAATCGGTTTCCCCCAAGTCTCCGTCTCCCACAAAGTCACCAGTCTCATCAAACTGGTAAGCAGAGGCGACACCACCGTGGTTGATGCCTACCTATCCCCCGTCTTACGTCGTTATATCCAACAGGTGGAAGAGAGTCTCTCCCCCAATCCCCCCCGGTTGATGTTTATGCAGTCTAACGGGGGTTTAGCCGATAGTAGATACTTTCAGGGCAAGGATAGTATTTTATCAGGCCCTGCCGGCGGCATTGTCGGTGCTGTTAAAACTTCCCTTCAGGCTGGCTTTCACAAGATTATCACTTTTGACATGGGGGGCACTTCTACTGATGTTGCCCATTACGCCGGCGAATACGAGCGAAATCAAGAGACGGAAATAGCCGGAGTGAGATTGTGCGTGCCACAGCTAGCAATTCACACCGTAGCTGCCGGAGGAGGTTCAATTTGCTACTTTGACGGTCAAAGATACAGAGTCGGCCCAGAATCTGCCGGTGCCAATCCCGGTCCTGTATGTTACGATAGGGGGGGCGATAGACTCACCATAACCGACTGTAATCTCCTGTTGGGCAAAATTCAACCCCGTTTCTTCCCCTTCCTCTTCGGCAAGGATGCCAATCAGCCTTTAAACTTACGGCTTGTAGAGACAGAATTTCAACGTCTACAACAACAAATTAAACAACAACTAAAACAAGATATATCACTAGAGGAAATAGCCCAAGGTTTTATCTCCATCGCCGTCGAAACTATGGCCAATGCCATCAAAAAAATCTCCCTTCAAAAGGGCTATGATCTAACTGAATATGCCCTCTGTTGTTTTGGCGGCGCTGGTGGGCAACATGCATGTCTTATTGCCGAAAATTTGGGCATAAAAACCATCCTTATTCACCCCCTTGCAGGGGTTTTATCTGCCTACGGCATCGGCTTGGCTGAAATCAGAATTATCAAAGAAAAAACTCTCAATTACCCCCTTGTCCCCGATATTATATCTCAAGTCGAACACGAATATTCCCTACTAGAAATTATCGCTAGGCAGGAATTACAAAAACAACATCCTGGCTCGTCAGATGATATTACCATAATAAAGACCATTTATCTCAAATACCAAGGCAGTGACTTTAGCATTCCCGTTAAATTTTCCACCAACACCCGTCTGTTACAACAAGAATTCCTCCAGCTTCACCGCCAAAGATATGGCTTCATACTAGAAGATGAGAATCTAGTAATTGAACAGATTTCCCTGGAGTTAATTTCTCCCACCTACGACGAAAATAACCTTCCCTCTCTCTCCAGACAAAACTCCCTAAATAAGTTTCCAGCCAAGCCAATAGCCACTGTCAAAATGTATACTAAAAATCAATGGCATGATACCCCTGTCTACCAAAGAAGTGACCTTAAGTTGCATCAAAAAATTATAGGTCCTGCAATAATAGTTGAATCCATAGGCACCAATGTAGTTGAGCCAGGTTGGCAGGCTGAAATCATCGAATCTGGACACCTTGTTTTAACTCAAATAAATAAAGAAAGAGCCCTACCTGTTCAACAATATTCCCTGGATAAACCTGACCCAATTTTGCTAGAAATTTTTAACAATCTCTTTCGATTCATTGCCGAAGAAATGGGCATAACCCTCCAGAAAACTAGCCATTCTGTTAACATTAAGGAAAGACTTGATTTTTCTTGTGCCATATTCGACTCTCAAGGAGAATTAGTGGCAAATGCCCCCCACATACCTGTACATTTGGGGTCAATGAGTGAGAGTGTTAAGGCCCTAATTAATGATAGCAAAATAACCCTAAAACCGGGGGATGTATACATCACTAACAACCCCTACAATGGAGGCACTCACCTTCCGGATATCACTGCCATCACTCCTGTTTTTATAGAATCTTCCTCGAAACCAGATTTCTTTGTCGCTTCCCGTGGACATCATGCTGACGTTGGCGGCATTACCCCCGCTTCTATGCCCCCCCACAGCAAAGATATTCACGAAGAAGGAGTATTAATCGATAATTTTTGTCTGGTAAGGGAGGGAATTTTACAAGAAAAACAACTGGCAGAATTACTTCTTAATCATCCTTACCCCGTCAGATATTATCAACAAAATCTTGCCGATTTACAAGCCCAAATAGCTGCTAACGAAAGGGGGGCCAACGAACTACGCAAAATTGTTGCCAAATATGGCCTTAAAACCGTCAAAAAATATATGCAATTCATACAAGAAAACGCTGAAAAATGTGTCAGAGAAGCTATAAAATGCCTCAAAGACGGCAGTTATAGTATTCAATTAGATAATGGCGCCACCATCCAAGTTAAAATTATCATCAATCCCCAAGACTGTAGTGCTACCATCGACTTTACGGGCACATCTAGTCTACCAGAAAGTAACTTCAATGCCCCCATTGCCGTAACCAAAGCAGTAGTATTGTATGTTTTTCGCACTCTGGTAGAAGACGATATTCCCCTCAACGCCGGCTGTCTTAAACCCCTTCACCTCATAATACCCTCCGGCTGTCTTCTCAACCCCTCCTATCCCTCCCCTGTCGTCGCCGGCAATGTGGAAACCTCTCAACTCCTCGCCGACTGTCTCTATGGCGCCCTCGGTATTATGGCCAACTCCCAAGGTACTATGAATAACTTTACCTTTGGTAACAATCAGTATCAATACTATGAGACAATTTGTGGTGGCTCAGGGGCAGGATATAACCATGATGGTACATCAGCAGTACATGTACATATGACCAACTCCCGTCTGACAGATGTGGAGGTATTGGAAACCCGTTATCCAGTGAGGGTGGAAGAATTCAGCATTAGGAAAAACAGTGGTGGCAAAGGCAAATATAGGGGAGGTGATGGCGTGGTGAGGAAGATTCGTTTCCTTCAACCCATGACGGCCTCCATCCTCTCCTCCAGGAGAGTTATTCCCCCCCAGGGTTTACAAGGAGGCGGCGAGGGGAAACCTGGAGTTAATTATATCCTCTTTGCTAACGGTGGAAAACAAATACTTCCCCCCACTGCCACTGTTAACCTTCACCAAGACGACATTTTTGTCATTGAAACTCCTGGTGGTGGTGGCTTTGGTAGTTCCTAA
- a CDS encoding aldo/keto reductase, protein MEKRQLGKSGIEITPIIMGTWQAGKKMWVGIEDSESIKAIRRAVELGINTIDTAEVYGDGHSERIVGEAIKDVRDKVVIATKVFANHLKYHQVIEACNNSLKNLQTDYIDLYQIHWPSGSWGTEVVPIEETMRAMNKLKEEGKIRAIGVSNFSLSQLQQACEYGQIDSIQPPYSLFWRFVEKQIQPWCVERGISILAYSPLAQGILTGKFGDNPTFAEGDHRKDNRLFQPPHWERVKKALSQLRPYAEKYNCTLGQLAIAWVIHQPQTSAIVGARNAQQVEENAHAVDIKITPEDLKAISDIGEEVTRHLDDNPVMWDFKRG, encoded by the coding sequence ATGGAAAAAAGACAATTGGGCAAGTCAGGGATTGAGATAACGCCTATAATAATGGGCACCTGGCAGGCTGGCAAGAAGATGTGGGTGGGGATAGAGGATTCAGAGAGTATTAAGGCCATAAGAAGGGCAGTGGAATTGGGTATTAATACCATTGACACAGCGGAAGTGTATGGAGATGGGCATTCAGAGAGGATTGTAGGGGAGGCTATAAAGGATGTGCGGGATAAGGTAGTCATAGCCACTAAGGTATTTGCCAACCACCTCAAGTATCATCAGGTGATAGAGGCTTGTAACAATTCTTTAAAAAACCTACAGACAGATTATATTGACTTGTATCAGATTCATTGGCCTTCTGGAAGTTGGGGTACGGAAGTAGTACCGATAGAGGAAACCATGAGGGCGATGAATAAGTTGAAGGAGGAGGGGAAGATAAGGGCGATTGGGGTATCTAATTTTTCCCTATCACAGTTACAACAGGCGTGTGAATATGGACAGATAGACAGTATCCAGCCGCCCTATTCGTTATTTTGGCGGTTTGTGGAAAAACAGATCCAGCCGTGGTGTGTAGAGAGGGGGATTTCCATTCTAGCATATTCGCCATTGGCACAGGGGATTTTGACAGGGAAATTTGGGGATAATCCCACCTTTGCTGAAGGAGATCATCGCAAAGACAATCGTCTTTTTCAACCCCCCCATTGGGAAAGGGTGAAGAAAGCCTTGTCTCAACTGAGGCCCTATGCTGAGAAGTACAATTGCACCTTAGGGCAGTTAGCCATTGCCTGGGTAATCCATCAACCCCAAACCAGTGCGATAGTTGGTGCTAGGAATGCCCAACAGGTAGAGGAGAATGCCCATGCGGTGGATATAAAGATAACTCCAGAGGATTTAAAGGCTATTAGTGATATTGGTGAAGAGGTAACCAGGCATTTAGACGACAATCCGGTTATGTGGGATTTCAAAAGGGGATAG
- the surE gene encoding 5'/3'-nucleotidase SurE: MFILTNDDGIEAEGIRVLKEIVEGEKIIVAPAGHISGCSHQVTTRYPLTLEEVKPGEYAVNGTPVDCVRLAVSCLAPSSTWVLSGINAGGNLGVDIYVSGTVAAVREAAILGLKGIAFSHLRKRPREINWQLAKKLATRVLAELLPKRLPRGCFWNVNLPHLDEDCSPEIVFCKPSIDPLPIEFRKEGNSYWYKGEYLQRKRTEKTDVDVCFSGKIAVSLISISNHPHPDEYPQ; encoded by the coding sequence GTGTTTATTCTCACCAATGACGATGGGATTGAGGCGGAGGGTATTAGGGTTTTAAAGGAGATTGTTGAGGGGGAAAAGATAATAGTTGCCCCAGCAGGGCATATTTCCGGTTGTAGTCACCAAGTTACTACCCGTTATCCCCTAACCCTGGAAGAGGTAAAACCCGGGGAATATGCGGTAAATGGGACTCCGGTAGACTGTGTGCGTCTAGCGGTGTCTTGTTTGGCGCCCTCTTCTACCTGGGTATTATCTGGTATTAACGCTGGCGGTAATCTGGGAGTAGACATTTATGTTTCGGGAACGGTGGCAGCGGTAAGAGAGGCGGCGATTTTGGGGTTGAAGGGAATCGCCTTTTCTCACCTGCGGAAACGCCCAAGAGAAATTAATTGGCAGCTGGCAAAAAAACTGGCGACAAGGGTGTTGGCAGAGTTATTGCCAAAAAGACTGCCCAGGGGGTGTTTTTGGAATGTCAATTTGCCCCATCTTGATGAGGATTGTAGCCCAGAAATTGTGTTTTGCAAACCCAGTATTGATCCCCTCCCCATTGAGTTTAGAAAAGAAGGAAACAGTTACTGGTATAAGGGGGAGTATTTGCAGAGGAAAAGGACTGAAAAAACCGATGTAGATGTGTGTTTTTCTGGTAAAATTGCTGTAAGTCTGATTAGCATTAGCAACCATCCCCATCCTGACGAATATCCCCAATAA